The following DNA comes from Chromatiales bacterium.
CCCTTTTCTTTTTGCCAGTGAGGGGGAGCCCGGTGAGAACCCTTCGGTTCGACAAAACTGCAGAGCAGTTTTGGACGGCGCAGCCGCCCCGCAGGGGTGAGCCGCCGTACCCGGCGGCGAATCAATCCCGACCGGGGCCAGCGCTGCCCGAAGGGCGAGGGGCCTTACCCGGCCCCGAGTGAATCCCGACCGGGGCCACCTACGCCCCTTCCTCCCGCCCCCTGGCCTCTTTGACCGCAGCAGCGACCTGCTCAATGGGCAGGAACATGGCGACCGGCTCGGGCCGATCGCCGAGAGCGCCACTGATCGGGTCGATCGGAAAAAATCCCAGCGACGCATAGAAAGCGATCGCATCCGGTTTGGCATCCACGACTATTCCAACGCAAGCAACGCGGTCTCGCATGTCCAGAGCAAGTTCGAGCATGGCGCGCAACAACAGTCGGCCGATGCCATGTCCCTGGTAGTGCTGGTCTACTGCCAGGCGGGCCAATCGCAGGATGGGCAGTGGATAAGCGGGGAGGCGACGACGCAGGTTCCTGCCCAGCTTTTCGGAAACCAGCTCTCCGCTGGAGACGGTGACAAAACCTGCAAGCTGGTCGCCATGGACGGCGACATAGCTTGTTCCGATATGGTGTCGAAACTGGTTCTGGCCCGCGTACTGCTGGAAGAAGCGATCGAGATTGATATTCCCGCTGCGAAATCCGCTCCGGTCGTCCCGGGGTTCCAGCCGCCGGACGCGAACTTCGAGCGGCCTATTACCCACGGAACAATGCTTTCAGCGCTTCCGTCGGCTGGGCTTCCCGGGTGATGCGTTCGGCAATCTCTGCCATTGCCTTTTCGGTCAGGACCAATCGGGAGGGAATGATCAAATCCTCCGGAATCTCCCGCAAAGCCTGCAGGTGGTGCTGTAGCGCCTCCTCGATCAGGTAGGCCTTCTTCACGCCGCGGCGTTTGACATAAGCCTCAACCTCGGCCTTGGTTTCTGCGGAGATGTAGGCGGAAACCTGTGTGGGTGCGGACATGCCAGCTCTCCATCTACAAAAGTGTAGATTTATATGGAGAGTAGCACGGCCCGCCAGGAAATCGACCAACTGCTTGCATCGGCGGGATGGCATGTTTGCGATCTCGGTGCTCATGACATCTCCAAGCCGTGTGCTATCCGGGAGCTTCCCCTCAAGCAGGCTTACGGTCACGCCGACTATCTGCTGTATCTGCATGGAAAGGCCGCCTGGCAGGTCACCAAAGCTTTAACGACGCTATAGTCGGTCCATGAGCACCCCCAAGCGCGCCACCGTTTACTTTGAGCCTGAGGTTCACAAGGCGCTGCGTCTGCGTGCGGCGTCGAACGACCAATCCATTTCGGGGTAGAACCCTTTCGTCGTATGACAACTTGAGTTTGATCCTCGAAAGAGCCATGCCATTCGCATCATTTCGGTACGACGGTCTCGTGCTGATGAGGTAGCCCTGTATGAAAGCCAGGAAATTTGATCGTGACTTTGACGCTGGCAAAAGCGTCACAGCGGCGTTGAACCTCGCCGAAGCCCGGCGTCCCGGCCAGGCGCAGAAGCGAGTCAATGTCGATTTTCCGACGTGGATGGTCGAGCGACTGGATCAGGAGGCTGGCCGCCTGGGTGTTACCCGACAATCAATCATCAAGGTATGGCTTGCGGAACGTCTGGAGCATTCGGCTTCCAAGTAGCCGTACCCGGCCCCGAGTGAATCCCGACCGGGGCCAGTGCTGCCCATCAGTGTGGCTCACCTCCAGCACAACAGCAGGTACCATCACCTCCTGCCGCCGGCCAGGACTGATGGAGCACCCCGCTCAGTCTCGAATGGATCCCGCAGGCGAAACAACAAGGGCTTGATATGGACAAACGTGATCAGAGCGTGCCCGCGGACGCCCTCCAGGCGCTCAGGGACCAACTCAGGCAGTTCGCGCTTGAGCGCGACTGGGACCAGTTTCACTCGCCGAAGAATCTTGTTTCGGCGCTTGCCGTCGAGGCTGCGGAGTTGCTTGAGCCGTTCCAGTGGCTGACCGGGGAGCAAAGCAGCCGGCTGACATCCGAACAGCTGGCAGCCGTCCGCGAAGAGATGGCTGATGTTCTGCTTTACCTCATCCGCCTCGCTGACAAGCTGGATGTAGACCTGGTAACCGCTGCCTCGGAAAAACTCGTGCGAAATGCCGAAAAATATCCAGTCGCCAGGGCCAGAGGTTCCAGCAGGAAATACACCGACCTTTAGCCCGGTGAATAAGACGCTGCGATGATCGTCTACCAGTGCTCGTACGCCGCGCTAAACTAAGCGCATGAGCGAAGATCCGGCCACTCATCAACAGCAATGCCCGTTCTGTACCCCGGACACTTCACGCGTCTTCCTTTCAACCGAGCTCGTACTCGGTCTCTGGGACGGTTTTCCCGTCTCGCCCAGCCACGCGCTTTTGATTCCCCGGCGGCACGTGGCCGACTGGTTCCAGGCCACCACAGATGAGCAGGCGGCTCTGACCACCGCCATTAGCCGGGTGCGAATGTTGATCGAGGAGCGGGCTGTGCTGGAGGGCCGGCCGAAGCCCGACGGCTACAACGTCGGCTTCAATGCTGGCGCCGCTGCGGGTCAGACGGTTTTTCATCTTCACGTTCACGTGATACCACGCTATGCAGGTGATGTTGCTGACCCTCGGGGCGGGATTCGTGGCGTCATACCAGCCAAGGCAACCTACTAAGTGTCTGCAGAAACAGATATTCGCTTTCTCCGTCAGCTTCAGCGCCTGCTGGACGAAGGCCTGTTCACCTCTACTTACAAGTACGCGCTGCTGCAGGCGTTGGCGGATTTGTCAGTAGAGCAGCAGCCTGCCACCGACGGCAGTCTGCGGTTGGCGGTGCCGGATATTGCGGAGAAGTTCATTGAATATTACTGGCGGCAGGCGGTGCCGTTTGGAACCGATGGGCAGGATGGGGCGGGGCTGAATCCACTCCTGCAGAATACCGGCAGGCAGGCATCGATCATTCGTTACCTCATCGATGCGCGGAGCAATGCACCTGGCGGAACTGTCGCATCGCTGCGCCTTGATGTCCGCGCATGGGCGGGACTTCGGGACAGGGTTGCACGCGTGATCCGGGAAATGCCGCTCTGGAAGCTCCAGACAGTGGTCGAGCAGCCATCTGAATTTCTTTATCGCCAGGCTGAATTCCGCGATGACCGGATCCGCCTCTTGCCCGGTGTGGCCTCGGCCTTCCGCAACTTTCACGGCTTGATTACCCACCTGGTGCGAGGTGCATGGGTAGCTCGAGTTCAGCGCATTCCCGGTAATCGAGATCTTCTGGGTGAAACGGCAAGTCTCGAGAGTTTTCTTTTCGGCTCTGACCGCGCGACGCTCGCTCCGTGGCGGGACATTCTGAGGGAGCATCAGGGCGGGCGCTGCTTCTATTGCGATTCCCGTGTTCGTGGAGCCGGGGAGCTTGATCACTTCGTTGCCTGGTCGCGCTACCCGGTAGACCTCGGCCACAACTTCGTATTCAGCGATTCAAAGTGCAATCTCGCCAAGCGGGATTACCTGGCCCATCAGGATCATCTGCAGCGATGGCGCGACGAAAATCTGCACCGAGGCGACATGCTGGCCGCGGCCTTCGATGCCGCTCGGCTACCCCACGACATGGAGCGCTCACGTCGGATAACCGAATGGGCATACCGGCAGGGTGAGCTGGCCGGGGCACATGTGTGGATCAAGGGTAATGAGGTTTCAGCTATTCAGTCGACATGGCGGTCTGCGCTCGGGGTAGAAGCAGTGAGGCTCGCGGCGGAGGAAAACGCAGACTACGATCCGCTGTAGTTCTTGCTATCAATAACAAGATCACTGAAGTTGCAGAAGGCTGGGAGTCATACGCGGAGGAAGTGTTTCAGTATGTCCGTGCCAGAATGCCTGGCAATTCGTTCAAGCGGACAGGCCTGTAGGACGGTCTTCAGATGCGCTACAGCCCACCCAGCACCCGCTCCCGTTGCTGCGCGTACTCCTCGTCGCTGATCAGTTGCTTGTCGTGCAGGTCCTTCAGTTCCTGCAGCCGTTCTTCGAGTGACGCCTTCTTGTCGAGCGCATCCAGCTTCGCCAGCATCTCCGCCTGGGAGCTGAACTTCTGACCGGCCAGAGGTCCGCTGTGGCAGTGATACCCGCCCGATTTCCGGTCGTTGTGGCAGCCGTAGCCATCAACGCCGCCACCGTGAGCGTGCAGCACACCAGCTGCCAGCAGAAGGACGGGCAGGGCGCATAGCCTGGTGATCTTTGTCGGGCGGTTCACAAGGCAAAGATAACCCGGTTGGTCATTGTGGTGGTTCGCTTTTTATAGCCCCTATGCCAAGTCCGGGTGAAGAGACCTGAGTTGATGGGCATCGACCAGCGGCCAGCGGCGGGACCTGCCTGGAGATTCGCGCTGCTCTGTATTCGGGATCGGGCGAGCAGAGTTGAATATCTTCGCTTGCATAGTCAGACACCTTCCGCTCGCCGCCGCTTTTGTGCTCATTTGCCCTGCTCCTTGATGATGTCGCCATATGCCGCCAGCACTTTCTTGAACAGCTTCCGCACCTCCTCGGGTTCCAGCCCGGCCCGTCCGGGCTCGATGACCAGCTCCACGCCATCGGTCACGATCAGGTGACTCATCACCTCCACCGAGCCCGCCTTGCGGGGCAGGGGCGGTGGCACCGCCGGATCCGCGCCCTCCAGCAACTCGCGGATCCGTTCCAGCGAGAGCCCCGCGTCCGTCCACTTGCGGATGGTCAACAGCTGCTGCAGGTGCTGATCCGTGTAGTAGGCCGCCCGGGTCTCGCCGATCGGGCGGTCAACCAGGCCGATCTGGATGTAGTAGCGCACCGTCCTGCGCGGCAGCTCGGCAAGGGTGCAGAGCTGGTCCAGGGAGAGGTTTTTGCCGGGATTGCTGCTGTTCATGGATTCATTCTGCCAGCAGTAGTGGCAGAAAACAATGTATTAATACACCCAAGGGTGAATTGACCGTCCGATTTCGATACAGGGTTTCGAATCAGTGACGACTTGTCGCTTAAGGCTATCGAGCAAGGGTTCTCGCCCCGGTATACTGTCGAGGCATTCGGGCGTGGAGAAATGCCATGAATATACAAAGACTTAGTTCCAGTGAGCGAATCATCCTGGCTCAGGAACTGTGGGAAAGCGTCCATGACGCAGCCAACGAGGTTTCCGTGACGAAGGAGCAGGCTGCGATCCTGGAGCAGCGCTTGGCTGCTTTAGCCGCGGATGGCAATCCCGGCGACTCGTGGGAAGAGGTTAAGCGTCGCATTACCAAGGCCTAACGTGGATTACGAACAATTCGTTCGCCCGGAGGCGGAGTTTGATCTCGCTGAAGCCTACGGTTATTACCAGGAATGTCGTTGGGGCCTTGGTGAAGACTTCATCCTTTGCGTTGAAGAAGCGCTGGAACGCGTCAACAAAAATCCACTTCACTATCAGGAAGTGCACCTGCAAGTGCGTCGCGCACTTGTGCATCGGTTTCCATATGGCATTTTCTACGTTGTGATGGAGAACCGAATCATTGTTATTGCCGTGCTGCATGAGGCCCGCAATCCCGAGCGCTGGCAGTCGCGGATCTAACGATTCTGCTGGGCACGACGTGTTTGTGGCGAACTACCATCCATGCTGCTAGCAAGACCACCATCACTAGATCATGCTGGCACGCTCACCGAGCAGATAGCGCGCAACATCAACGTAGTCGAAGGCCAGGGACACGGCCAGCGACGCCACAAACAGCCAGATGACCAACCGGAAGAATAATGTGATTTCGCTGTTCCTCGCGCGACCGACGAGATAGACAAGCAGCGGCGTCCACAAGATCACATGCACGATGCCCAACAGTCGGACGTAGCCGATCTGGTCATACAGCCAGCCCATGGAAACGACAACAACGATATTGGTCAGCAATACGATCAATGCATCGCGCCGCGTGGCCTTTGAAAATGCCAGCGCCAGCGGCGTGACGACCATCGCCATGCCCAGCCAGTAGAACCAGATCAGTATCCAGCCGGTGGCGGAAAACATCGCATCGTGAAAGCTTATCGTGTTGTTCATGGCTATTGCCTGGCTCCCTGAAGTCAACGTGTCCCTGGGTGCTGATGCCGGTCGCTTCGGTATATTCGTCCGTTTGGATCGATGAAGATAGTGGCATCATGCAATCCCCATGGCACAGCAGCACATCAAGCCCGTCCTCTGCAGGACCGCCAATACCGTGTCCATGCATTTCTCCGCGCACCAGACCCAGAGCTGCATGGACATTCGGCGGCCCGACGCGCTCCATCTGGAGTACACCCACACGATGATGGGCTTCCTGTTTTTTCTGCCGGAGCCGGAGAGTGTGGCCATGGTGGGGCTGGGCGGGGGCTCGCTGGCCAAGTTCTGCTACCGCCACCTGCCGAAAGCCCGCATCAGCGTCATCGAGATCAATCCGCACGTGCTGGCTTTGCGCGATCAATTCCAGGTTCCGGCCGACAGCCCGCGGTTCCGCGTGGTGCTGGGGGATGCTGCGGAGTTTGTCAGGACTTCGCCGCGGAACTTCGATGTTCTCCTGGTTGATGGCTATGATCACGAGGGCCTGCCGACGGCCTTGAGTTCACAGCGCTTCTACGACGACTGTTCCGAGATGCTCGGGCCGGACGGGATGCTGGTGACCAACCTGCATTGCGGCCAGGATCGCTGGCAGCAGCAGCTCGTGCGGATCCGTCGCAGCTTCGATGGCGGCGTCGTTGTCGTCGACGTTGATGACGGCAGCAACAGCATCGTGTTCGCCAGCAAGACCCACCTGGCCACACGGTCGCAGAGCAAACCCGTTCGCCAGCCGCCGAGTCTGGACGACGACGCATGGACGCAATTGCGCGCGACATTTGCGCGAGTTTCGGCCGCTGCTCACGACGCACTTTGATATTCAGCTTGTAAAGGCCCATCCAGTCCGGAAAAAAAATGAGAGTCTTGGCGATAATCGGGACACCTACCAAAGAAGAAGGCTTCACGACCCGCACCGTCGAGGTGCTGGAGCAGAGCCTCAGAAGCAAAGCCGAAATCCGGTACGAGTACCTGTATCTTGAAGACCGGAATCTGTCGCGTTGTCAGGGGCACCTGACTTGTGTGAAGTTCGGCGAACAACAGTGCCCTTTTCATGATGAGATTGCGCCGATCAAGGCGGCAATCGAGGCGGCAGACGTGGTCATCCTTGCCTCGCCGGTACACTGCTTCAACGTCTCTACCTTGATGAAGAATCTGATCGATCTGTTTGTCTATCAGATGCACAGGCCGCAGTTCTTCGGCAAGAAAGCGGTGGTTGTTACCGCGGCCGCCGGGGCCGGACAGAATGCGGTTCTGAAGTATCTGCACAAGACGGCGCGGATCTGGGGGTTTGACGTGGTCGCGCAATTCGGCACGCACGCGGGCCTGTTCACGCATGAAAGCTACCAGCCGAAACTTGCCGCTGCGGCGGCCAGGGTCGCCGACAAGATCATCGCCGAGGTGAAGCGGGGCAGGACAGGAGCGCCGGGATTGGCTGACCTGATCAATTTCCGCGTCTGGCGATCCGTTGTTGCCCGAACAAGGGAAGCCTCGCCTTACGACTGGAACCATTGGCAGAAATCGGGCTGGCTGGAGCAGGACTACTATTTCCCGGTGAAGGTCAACGCGCTGTCGAACGGCATTGCCGCGCTGCTCGAGCGCGTGATTGGCTGGGCAATCAGGAATGGCAGCGTCAAGCCAATCACATGAAGCCCGGATCATCACGCAAGTGCCGTGCAGACCGAATAGGGGACCGAACGACGGCGAGACTCAAGACGACTGGCGTCTCCGTGTCTTGCCTGCGCTGATTCTTGCGATGCTGTCAGCCAGGTGCTGACGCGCTATCGCTTGTGTCGACTGACCCTCGGCAATGCTGGTGAGCGTATTCGCGGGCAGATGTTCGAAGTCCCGATACGACTCGTAGTACGCCTGGAAAGGCTGGCGCGCGAGCAGGTTTGTCATGCCTGCCAGGCTTCTTTCGGACCTGAGGGCGGGAACATCGATCTTGCCGGCCGCCTGCGATTCGCCGAAACCAGCGGCATCGATGACTTCGCCGCGTGGACCCACAACCTTGCTCATGCCATCGGCAGACGATTCAGGCAGGGC
Coding sequences within:
- a CDS encoding GNAT family N-acetyltransferase gives rise to the protein MGNRPLEVRVRRLEPRDDRSGFRSGNINLDRFFQQYAGQNQFRHHIGTSYVAVHGDQLAGFVTVSSGELVSEKLGRNLRRRLPAYPLPILRLARLAVDQHYQGHGIGRLLLRAMLELALDMRDRVACVGIVVDAKPDAIAFYASLGFFPIDPISGALGDRPEPVAMFLPIEQVAAAVKEARGREEGA
- a CDS encoding CopG family transcriptional regulator; the encoded protein is MKARKFDRDFDAGKSVTAALNLAEARRPGQAQKRVNVDFPTWMVERLDQEAGRLGVTRQSIIKVWLAERLEHSASK
- a CDS encoding nucleotide pyrophosphohydrolase, which encodes MDKRDQSVPADALQALRDQLRQFALERDWDQFHSPKNLVSALAVEAAELLEPFQWLTGEQSSRLTSEQLAAVREEMADVLLYLIRLADKLDVDLVTAASEKLVRNAEKYPVARARGSSRKYTDL
- a CDS encoding HIT family protein; translated protein: MSEDPATHQQQCPFCTPDTSRVFLSTELVLGLWDGFPVSPSHALLIPRRHVADWFQATTDEQAALTTAISRVRMLIEERAVLEGRPKPDGYNVGFNAGAAAGQTVFHLHVHVIPRYAGDVADPRGGIRGVIPAKATY
- a CDS encoding HNH endonuclease, whose product is MSAETDIRFLRQLQRLLDEGLFTSTYKYALLQALADLSVEQQPATDGSLRLAVPDIAEKFIEYYWRQAVPFGTDGQDGAGLNPLLQNTGRQASIIRYLIDARSNAPGGTVASLRLDVRAWAGLRDRVARVIREMPLWKLQTVVEQPSEFLYRQAEFRDDRIRLLPGVASAFRNFHGLITHLVRGAWVARVQRIPGNRDLLGETASLESFLFGSDRATLAPWRDILREHQGGRCFYCDSRVRGAGELDHFVAWSRYPVDLGHNFVFSDSKCNLAKRDYLAHQDHLQRWRDENLHRGDMLAAAFDAARLPHDMERSRRITEWAYRQGELAGAHVWIKGNEVSAIQSTWRSALGVEAVRLAAEENADYDPL
- a CDS encoding YHYH domain-containing protein encodes the protein MNRPTKITRLCALPVLLLAAGVLHAHGGGVDGYGCHNDRKSGGYHCHSGPLAGQKFSSQAEMLAKLDALDKKASLEERLQELKDLHDKQLISDEEYAQQRERVLGGL
- a CDS encoding MerR family transcriptional regulator, with amino-acid sequence MNSSNPGKNLSLDQLCTLAELPRRTVRYYIQIGLVDRPIGETRAAYYTDQHLQQLLTIRKWTDAGLSLERIRELLEGADPAVPPPLPRKAGSVEVMSHLIVTDGVELVIEPGRAGLEPEEVRKLFKKVLAAYGDIIKEQGK
- a CDS encoding addiction module protein — protein: MNIQRLSSSERIILAQELWESVHDAANEVSVTKEQAAILEQRLAALAADGNPGDSWEEVKRRITKA
- a CDS encoding type II toxin-antitoxin system RelE/ParE family toxin, with translation MDYEQFVRPEAEFDLAEAYGYYQECRWGLGEDFILCVEEALERVNKNPLHYQEVHLQVRRALVHRFPYGIFYVVMENRIIVIAVLHEARNPERWQSRI
- a CDS encoding fused MFS/spermidine synthase: MAQQHIKPVLCRTANTVSMHFSAHQTQSCMDIRRPDALHLEYTHTMMGFLFFLPEPESVAMVGLGGGSLAKFCYRHLPKARISVIEINPHVLALRDQFQVPADSPRFRVVLGDAAEFVRTSPRNFDVLLVDGYDHEGLPTALSSQRFYDDCSEMLGPDGMLVTNLHCGQDRWQQQLVRIRRSFDGGVVVVDVDDGSNSIVFASKTHLATRSQSKPVRQPPSLDDDAWTQLRATFARVSAAAHDAL
- a CDS encoding NAD(P)H-dependent oxidoreductase encodes the protein MRVLAIIGTPTKEEGFTTRTVEVLEQSLRSKAEIRYEYLYLEDRNLSRCQGHLTCVKFGEQQCPFHDEIAPIKAAIEAADVVILASPVHCFNVSTLMKNLIDLFVYQMHRPQFFGKKAVVVTAAAGAGQNAVLKYLHKTARIWGFDVVAQFGTHAGLFTHESYQPKLAAAAARVADKIIAEVKRGRTGAPGLADLINFRVWRSVVARTREASPYDWNHWQKSGWLEQDYYFPVKVNALSNGIAALLERVIGWAIRNGSVKPIT